The Ascaphus truei isolate aAscTru1 chromosome 3, aAscTru1.hap1, whole genome shotgun sequence genome includes a region encoding these proteins:
- the RSKR gene encoding ribosomal protein S6 kinase-related protein, with protein sequence MGAASSDAKGGSFLSPSPWVPPWKGLLTGSSLAASGLERLWVTGRAITEKLKATQPHSSHGEKSGTEWPLPHYISLFLPEFPVWPLVGQPELKVLGCVAKGSLGPVLKVLHCTQQKVFALKVLPKGEVLRRNTLKQCKEEVSIQRQVNHPFIQCIGESWQGQRHLFIMCSYCSFGDLYTLWSSSKFIEEDTVRLFAAELVSVLVYLHDVGIIHRDVKMENVLLDERGHLKLTDFGLSRQLPFGERAYTICGTLQYMAPEVLSGGPYSHSADWWSLGVLLFALSTGEFPVAPEEDHVSMLECVNQATYDVPVCLSHGLSLLLKELLCRAPRQRLRYLHQFKSQPFFRGMTFDPTVLQKFPVDFVLSKRKSEMTTDLSDINGFDDFACEFTENVRFPCPA encoded by the exons ATGGGAGCAGCAAGCAGTGATGCCAAG GGTGGTTCCTTTTTGTCTCCCAGTCCGTGGGTCCCCCCCTGGAAAGGGCTGCTGACCGGGAGCAGTTTGGCTGCCTCCGGACTCGAGAGGCTGTGGGTCACTGGCCGGGCAATAACGGAGAAGTTGAAGGCAACACAGCCCCACAGTTCTCATGGGGAGAAAAGCGGAACAGAGTGGCCCCTACCTCATTACATCTCCCTGTTCCTGCCGGAGTTCCCAGTTTGGCCCCTTGTAGGACAGCCGGAGTTAAAG GTATTAGGGTGCGTTGCTAAAGGATCCCTCGGCCCGGTGCTGAAGgttttacactgcacacagcagaaAGTGTTTGCATTGaag GTGTTACCCAAGGGAGAGGTGCTGCGACGTAACACACTGAAACAATGCAAAGAGGAGGTCAGCATACAG cggCAAGTGAATCACCCTTTTATTCAATGCATAGGGGAGAGCTGGCAGGGACAGCGGCATCTCTTTATCA TGTGCTCCTACTGCAGTTTTGGGGATCTCTATACATTATGGTCGTCTTCTAAGTTTATTGAGGAAGACACAGTACGCCTATTTGCAGCAGAGCTGGTATCAGTGTTAG TATACCTCCATGATGTGGGTATCATACATCGCGATGTGAAG ATGGAAAATGTACTTCTGGATGAAAGAG GGCATTTGAAACTGACCGACTTTGGCCTTTCACGCCAGCTTCCTTTTGGGGAACGCGCTTATACAATTTGTGGCACCCTCCAATACATGG CACCTGAAGTCCTTTCTGGAGGTCCTTACAGCCATTCAGCTGACTGGTGGTCGTTGGGTGTGTTGCTGTTTGCATTGTCTACCGGGGAG TTTCCTGTTGCTCCTGAGGAAGACCACGTGAGCATGTTGGAGTGTGTCAATCAAGCAACATATGATGTCCCTGTGTGCCTGAGCCATGGACTTTCTCTCCTTCTCAAAGAG CTGCTGTGCAGAGCTCCACGGCAGCGGCTCCGCTACCTCCACCAGTTCAAGAGCCAACCTTTTTTCCGAGGGATGACCTTTGACCCCACGGTACTCCAGAAGTTTCCAGTCGATTTTGTCCTGTCCAAGCGAAAATCCGAAATGACGACAGATCTGTCCGATATCAACGGGTTTGATGACTTTGCCTGTGAATTTACAGAAAACGTGCGGTTTCCCTGCCCGGCCTAG